The Herbiconiux sp. SALV-R1 nucleotide sequence GCAGCCGCATGCTCCCCAGGATGCCGTCGATGTCGCCGCGGGTCGCCTCGCGCGCGGGAAACAGCCGGGAGAGCTCGACGTGTACCTGCGCGGTCGCCTCACCCAGGGCGAAGGCGAGCGCCGAGAACGACTCGCCCGCCTCGGCGGCGCGCAACGCCACCCGCCAGGCGTCTTCGACCTCGGGGATGAACTCCTGCGCGAACGCCAGATGACCGGATGCGCGCCCACCCTCCACACGCGGGTCACCCCACCGGCCGCTGAGGTTTCCGACGGTCCGGGGCACGAGTCGCGACCCGGCGTCGGAGAGGGCCGATTGCACCGTCACGTCGGGGTTGGCGCCGTCGCTCAGGGCGCGGAAGACCTTGCAGATCACGGGCCCGGCCGGTTTGCCGTTGGGGTGCACGAGTTCGTAGACGATGGAGGTGTTCGACTGCTCACCGCGCAGAACGTGGGAGTCGGCGACGCGCACCTCGGTGCTGGTGAGGGCGTGGTGGCCTTCGACCTCGACCTCGTCGGCGAGCTCGCCGGGGGCGGAGTCGTCGTCGAGCATGAGGGCGAGGAGGGCGCGGGCGAAGGCGGGGTCGTGCGGTGCGTCGTAGATGTACACGGTCTCCCCGTCGACCGTGGCGCGTTCGACGAGGGCGCGGTCGCCGCCGAGCAGGGGTGCCGACCTGAACGAGAGGGGCACCTGGTAGAGCGTGGGGGAGGGGGCCGACTCGTCGAGCACGAGGTGCACCTCGAGGTCGACCTGGTGGCGGTGGTCGGTGAGCGACCAGAGTCCGACGCGGGTGAACGAGGGTTCGTTCGTGTGGCTGGAGTACCAGCGCTGGGTGCGGATCCAGTCCGCGACCGCCGGCCTGACCTGCCGGGACGACGTGGTGCGCATCGAGGAGACGCTCATGCCCCGGACCCTACGCCGCCCCCCGCCGAACGGCCACCGCCCCACCCCTGAACGTCCCCTCCGAATCCCCCGCCGCCCGCCCCGCGGCTGGCGCAGCGCTCACCGCGGGCGACGCGCGGCGCGCGGCGCGCGCGAGACCGCGTGGGCGGTGGAGGTCGGGTCAGGCGTCGGCGGCGCGGTCGGCTGCGGCGGCGGCCTTGCCGAGTTTGACGTCTTTGACGCGGCGGTTCTCGGCGCGCACCTCGGCCTGGATGCGGCGCTCGTTCACGAGCCACTCGGGCGGGGACTGCAGCAGCGCCGTGATCTCGTCGGTGGTGAGGGCCTCCGTGACCCCGGCGCGCGCCAGGCCCGAGATCGACACCCCGAGCTTGCGGGCGACGATATCGCGCGGGTGCGGTCCCGTGCGCCGCAGCTCGACCAACCACTCCGGAGGCGACTCGAGCAGTTCGTTGAGCGTCGACCGCGACACCGGAGCCTCCTGGAACTCAGCCGGCGCGGCGGGCAGGTAGATGCCGAGCTTCTTGGCCGCGGTGGTGGGCTTCATGGTCTGCGGTGTCTTCTCGGCGTTCATGTGCACAGACTAACCGGCGAGGTGTCCCGGCTACTCTGAGGGGGCCGAACTGTGGAGAAGATCGTCTCCGCAGACCGTTGTGGAAAAGGCAGGAGGACGTCGATGGACACGCCGCAGCCGCACCCCCAGCCCCGCCCCCTCCGCGTCACCTTCGCCCCCGGCGTCACCCCGGCCAAGTGGTTCCGCATCTGGGAAGACCGCCTCCCCGACGTGCCCCTCGCCATCACACCCCTCGACTCGCTGCCCGACGCCACCTCCCTCGCCGTCACTGCCCTGCAGAACGACGACGCCGACGTCGCGCTCATCCGTCTCCCCCTCCCCGACGGAGAAGGAACGGCACCCACCGCACCCCGCCTCCACGCCATCCCCCTCTACACCGAGCAGCCCGTCGTCGTCGTGCCCAAAGACCACGAGATCGCCCTCGTCGAGAGCATCTCCCTTGCCGAGATCGCCGAGCTGGGCCGCCTCGACGAAGCCAAGGGCCGGCCTGGCGTGAGCTACCTCGAGATCGCTGCGGGTGCATCCGGCGGCACGGATGCGATGGAACTCGTCTCCGCCGGCGTCGGCTTCGTCATCGCCCCCAAGCCGGTGGCGAGGCTCTACTCCCGGCGCGACGTGGTGGCGCGCGAGCTGGTGGGCGACGGGTCGGAGGCGCACGAGCGCCGGGTCGCCCTGGTCTGGCGGGCCGATCTCGAACCCGAACGGGAGGCGCTCGTCGACGAGTTCATGGGCATCGTTCGCGGACGCACCGCCAACAGCACCCGCGGCGCCGACACCGTCGCCGCCATCGAACGCGAGAAGGCCCGCAAACCCACCGCCGCGGCCAAGGAGAAGGCCGCCGAGGCCCGCGCCGCGAAGTCCCGCGCGGGCGGCGGCGGTGCCTCTTCGAAGAAGCGCGCCCAACCCGGCCGCACCCGCCCCACCCCCCGAGGCAAGGGCCGCCGCTCCCGCTGACCAACCCGTCACAGCCCAGCGGATGCTCCCTCCCGCCCCGCCCCGCGCATCCGCCGACCTACCCGGCTCCCGACCCCGCCACCCCCCCCCGGCGTCGCCACGTTCTGACGGACAAAGTCCGTCATAACCCACGTCTTCACGGACTTTGTCCGTCAGAAACGTGCGGACCCGACCCTCAGCCCCGCGGCACCCGCACCAGCAGCGCCCCCGGCTCCACCCACGTGTGCACCGCGCTCGCGCGCCCCCACGCATCACCGTCGAGCTGGATGTCCTCGTGCCCGTCGAGCGTCAACTCGAACTCGCGCGCCGTGCTGTAGCGCACCGAGCGCACGTCGTTGTTGAGGTCGATGATGCGCCGCCCGGCCGCCGACCGCCGCAGCACCCCGTTCTCGAACGCGATCTTGTTCCACACCTTCAGCCACCCGAACGGCCCCTCGGGCCGCAGCGCCACGATGTCGAGCAGCCCGTCGTCAGGCTTCGCATCGGGAATGAGCAGGATGCCCCCCGGCAGCACCCCGCAGTTCCCCACGATCACCGTGTGCGCGCTCGTCGACTTCCACGGCCCGCCGTCGACCCTGAACCGCAGTTTCACGGGCTTCAGCTCGGGCAGCGCCCGCCCGATGCCGTCGACGTAGGCCAGCCAGCCCACCCTCTTCTTCAGCTGCGTGTTGGTCTTCGCGATCATCTTCGCGTCGAGGCCGAGCCCCGCCATCACGATGAACACGTTCTCGTCGACGTCGCCGTTCTCCCGCGTGAACACCGAGACGCCCACGTCGATGGCGCGGTCGACGCCGCCGAACACGGTGCCGATGGCCTGCTCGACGTTCGTGAGGTTGAGCCCGAGGTTGCGGGCGAGCAGGTTGCCGGTGCCGACGGGCAGCAGGCCGAGGGCCGTCGCCGATCCACGCAGCCCTTCGGCGACCGCGCGCACGGTGCCGTCGCCGCCCGCTGCCATGACGACGGATGCTCCTGCCGCCACCGCCTGGCGCGTCACCTCCGCCCCGGCGTCGTCGACGGTCGTCTCGTACCAGCGGGTCTCGCCCCAGCCGGCGGCCTTCTCGGCGGCGCTCACGAGCATCCGGAGCTTGGCGGCGTCGACCTTGACGGGGTTCACGACGATGGCCGCGTGCCGGAGGGCGGTGTCGGGGGTTGCGCCGTGGGCACCGGCGACGCGGATGCCCGTGCCCGCGCGGGTGCCCGCCGCCTCGACGCCCGCACCCTGCTCGCGCGAGCTCGCGCCGGCAGCCTCGACGCCCGCGCTGTCGCCGCCCCCATCGCGAGGTGACTTCT carries:
- a CDS encoding LysR family transcriptional regulator substrate-binding protein — protein: MDTPQPHPQPRPLRVTFAPGVTPAKWFRIWEDRLPDVPLAITPLDSLPDATSLAVTALQNDDADVALIRLPLPDGEGTAPTAPRLHAIPLYTEQPVVVVPKDHEIALVESISLAEIAELGRLDEAKGRPGVSYLEIAAGASGGTDAMELVSAGVGFVIAPKPVARLYSRRDVVARELVGDGSEAHERRVALVWRADLEPEREALVDEFMGIVRGRTANSTRGADTVAAIEREKARKPTAAAKEKAAEARAAKSRAGGGGASSKKRAQPGRTRPTPRGKGRRSR
- a CDS encoding phosphotransferase, whose product is MSVSSMRTTSSRQVRPAVADWIRTQRWYSSHTNEPSFTRVGLWSLTDHRHQVDLEVHLVLDESAPSPTLYQVPLSFRSAPLLGGDRALVERATVDGETVYIYDAPHDPAFARALLALMLDDDSAPGELADEVEVEGHHALTSTEVRVADSHVLRGEQSNTSIVYELVHPNGKPAGPVICKVFRALSDGANPDVTVQSALSDAGSRLVPRTVGNLSGRWGDPRVEGGRASGHLAFAQEFIPEVEDAWRVALRAAEAGESFSALAFALGEATAQVHVELSRLFPAREATRGDIDGILGSMRLRAAQAYADVPALATEREAVDEVFGMAERASWPAFQRIHGDYHLGQVLAVPGRGWVLLDFEGEPLRPLAERSEPDVTLRDVAGMLRSFDYVAGSLAGTANAERAREWAHEARDAFIDGYSSRSGVELRAQRALLDAFELDKALYEVGYESRNRPDWLPIPTSAIRHLAHRPRA
- a CDS encoding DUF5997 family protein — its product is MNAEKTPQTMKPTTAAKKLGIYLPAAPAEFQEAPVSRSTLNELLESPPEWLVELRRTGPHPRDIVARKLGVSISGLARAGVTEALTTDEITALLQSPPEWLVNERRIQAEVRAENRRVKDVKLGKAAAAADRAADA
- a CDS encoding diacylglycerol kinase family protein, with translation MDEHSHAGAGEKSPRDGGGDSAGVEAAGASSREQGAGVEAAGTRAGTGIRVAGAHGATPDTALRHAAIVVNPVKVDAAKLRMLVSAAEKAAGWGETRWYETTVDDAGAEVTRQAVAAGASVVMAAGGDGTVRAVAEGLRGSATALGLLPVGTGNLLARNLGLNLTNVEQAIGTVFGGVDRAIDVGVSVFTRENGDVDENVFIVMAGLGLDAKMIAKTNTQLKKRVGWLAYVDGIGRALPELKPVKLRFRVDGGPWKSTSAHTVIVGNCGVLPGGILLIPDAKPDDGLLDIVALRPEGPFGWLKVWNKIAFENGVLRRSAAGRRIIDLNNDVRSVRYSTAREFELTLDGHEDIQLDGDAWGRASAVHTWVEPGALLVRVPRG